From Chloracidobacterium thermophilum B:
CCAAGCCCGGACTGGAGCGATACCGTCCCACGCAGGCTTCGCCGGTGCCCAACTTCTTTTTGGCTGGCGGTTTTACCCGAGGGCACCGCTTCTTTGACAGCATGGAAGGGGCCGTGGCCAGCGGGCGGCTGGCCGCCAAAGCCATGCTGGCCTATGTGCAGACTTGCCGGCAGGCGGCGGCGTGAACGCTGCTGTAAACGTTACTCAGAAGCCCCCTTGGCTTTGGCTGTGGCTTCCGGCGCGGTTGCCGCAACGCGGTGGGGCATGAGGATGGCGCGCAGTTCCCGTTCGAGCTGTTCGCGCAATGCCGGATTGGCGGCCAGCGCCTGCTTGGCATTTTCGCGTCCCTGTCCCAGGCGTTCGCCGCCTTTGATGGAAAACCAGGCGCCGCTTTTCTCGATGAGTTTGTGTTCCACGCCGAGGTCCAGCAGGTCGCCTTCGCGGCAAATGCCCTTGCCGTAGATGATGTCGAATTCAACTTCCTTGAACGGTGGCGCCAGCTTGTTTTTGGCAATTTTGGCTTTGGTACGGCTGCCGATGATTTCCTCGCCGTCCTTGATCGAGGCCGTGCGGCGGATGTCAATCCGTACCGAGGCGTAGAACTTGAGCGCCCGGCCGCCGGTGGTCGTTTCCGGTGATCCCCACATCACGCCGATTTTTTCCCGAATCTGGTTGATGAAAATCAGGCAGGTGTTTGTACGGTTGGCGACGGCGGTCAGCTTGCGCAGGGCCTGGGACATCAGCCGTGCCTGAAGGCCCGGCAGGGCATCGCCCATGTCGCCATCGAGTTCGGCTTTGGGAACGAGTGCTGCCACAGAGTCCACAACCACGAGGTCGAACGCTGCCGAGCGGACAAGAGCTTCTGCAATTTCCAGCGCCTGCTCACCATTATCCGGTTGCGAGACAAAGAGGTTTTCAATATCCACGCCGAGTTTGGCGGCATAGCCCGGATCGAGCGCATGTTCGGCATCAATGAAGGCCACCTGTCCGCCGGTGCGCTGGGCTTCGGCGGCAACGTGCAGGGCCAGCGTCGTTTTGCCGCCGGATTCCGGCCCGTAGATTTCAACGATCCGCCCCCGGGGCACACCACCAATGCCGATGGCCGCATCAAGGCTGAGGCAGGTCGTGGAAATGGCCGGCACCTCAATGGCCTGCCGCTCGCCCAGGCGCATCACGACACCCTTGCCAAACTGCTTTTCGAGGCTGGCGATGGCGGCATCAATGGCTTTGTTGCGTTCCTGTCGTGTGTCCGTCATGGGTGGCTCTCGCTTTGCAAAAGGAAAGTCGGGAAGGTTTGGAAGGAAAAACCAGAAATGGACTTTGAACCTTACCTGCCCGGCACTAGATTGAAAAGAGCAGGCTGTAAGTCTGTCCCTCGTCCGGTGGTACGGGCAAGGGGCCTGCAAGGATTTAATGCTTCCGCCCCGGTGGCTGGCGGGTCCGGGTTCAGGTTTTTGAGTTTTTCAGATGTTGTGTTGGTGATCGCGAGTTTCAGGAGGTCTTCCCATGGCGGCTCCCGGCAATCCCTTTGTGTCCATGGCGGCGCGTCCCAGTGAGCAGACCCGTGGGTTGTGCCCGGCGCTGGCGATGTATTTGTCCTGTGTCAACTGTCCGTTTGTGGCGGCCTGTCCCTACAAAACCCGGCTGGGCGATTTTGGTGTGGAGGCGGCGGCTCAGGAAAATGAGGCGCGTGACCGGGCGCAACGGCTCATGACGGTGCTGTGTAACGAAGGTGCGCCGGATGCCCAGCGGCAGCAGGCGGCCGATGAAGCGGCGGCCTGGCTGGAGGCGGACACCGGGCTGTTGCCCCACATCCGGGGGGCGCTGGCCATTGCCTTGGGGGACTACGGCGACGTACGCGCCTTCGAGCCGCTGGTGGCCACGCTGGGCGATCTGCGGCTTGGTGAGCAGCAGTCTTTCCTGCGTGAGGATGCGGCTTTGACGCTGGGCGATATGAATGACGCGCGCGCCTGCGAACCTTTGACCCACTGGCTGACGGACTGGCGGCCGGGGGTACGTTTTGCCTGCGCTGTTGCGCTGGGGCGGCTCGGTCTGCCGGAGGCGGTTCCGGCGTTGAAGTCCCTGCGGGATATTCGCATTGGTGATGATTTCGGGCAGCTCAACGAGCAGGTGCATGAGATGTGCCTGCATGCCCTGGCACTCCTGGGCGAGGCCGAGGTGCGCGAACCGTTGGAGCAGCTTCTGACGGCGGAACGGCGGGTGGCGCTGTCACGCGCTGAAATCGTCTTTGCTCTGGGCGAGCTGGGGGACACGGCGAGTGTGCCGGCGCTCGAAGCCCTTTATGCGAGTGAGATTGGCGAGGGATTGCGCCACTACACGGCGATTGCCCTGGGCCGGCTTGGCCGGGACACGCGCGAGCTGGTGCATCCCCTGCTGGCGGCGGAGGATGAAGACCTGGCGTTGCACGCGGCGCGGGCTTTGGCGGCATTGGGTGATGAACGGGCTATCGAGCCGCTGGTGCTGCGCGGGTTGACCTGCCGCCGTGGGTACATCCGCCGGTTGTCAGTTCAGGCGCTTCGTCCGTTTCTGGGGCAACCGGCGGTACGGGCGGCGCTGGAAGCCTACGCCGAGCAGGAGCCGGTACCGAGCCTGCGCCAACGGCTGGCACTGGGCGCATAGACGGGCTGCTTACGTGCGTCGGGGTACCACAGGTTTCAGGCTAACCTACCCCCGGAAGCAAGGCCTGGTGCGTTGCCGGGCTGCGGTCGTAAGCCGTTACTTCCACTGGGCTACAACGTCAAACTCAACGAGTGCCTTGTTGGAGTTTCGCTTGCGAAGGGGCCGGCATTCGATGTGTGAGAAGCCAAGCGCAGAGAGCATTTCCGCATACAATTGCTCGGTGGGAACCAGCGTTCCATAGAATGTCGAGTTGCCAACGATGTAATGCACCTCTGCGCCAGCAGCCAAGAGTTTCGGCAGTTCACAGAAATGCGTCCACATGTCATCGAAGTATTTGGCGACGTATTTTGCCAGCAACCTGCCATGCTTGTTCTCGGCGCATGCAATGGCTTGCAGCACATTCGTCAGACGTGTACTTCTGAAGTGTCCCTCCGGGCGCTTCCAGTCTGTGAGCCGGCTCGTTGCAATTCCCCAGGTTCCACCGATGGCCTTCCAATCGAGTTCACCGGCATCCCTGCCGTTCTGGAGAAAGCCCAGCCAGTACATATATGGGCGCAGCTCACGAATGTAGGACATGCGGTTGACATAAGGCGGTGAGGTAATCACCAGGTCGAACGTTCCTGAAATCTTGCCCTTCAACGTCCGTGCATCTGCGAGGACAACGGAGGCTGTGCCGCTGGGGTTTTCCAGTACTCCTTCAAGCACAAACTGAACACTCGCTGCAAATACCGAACCTCTGTCCACGGGAAAGGGAAGAGCGAATCCATCATCATTTCCAAATGACAGGGACTGGTGATTGAATGCCGCCTGCGACAGCTCAATGAGCGTACGACAAAAGGCCACCAGCAGTAAATTGCGGGAAGGTGTATCCGGCTCGGTGGCCTTTTCGATAGCTGCGCGAAGCAATCGAAGAAAGGTAAGTGTTTCCAGGCTCCACCACCGTTCAACATTAAAAATAGGTGGCGTTGAAACTGGCTTGACAGCATGCCTGGCAACCAAGTCAAGCACTTCCTGACACGCAGATTGCACCGCTTCAATGGTTTCCGCTGGGTATCGGGCAATTTTGGTTTGTGTAAGCCAGACCAGGAATGGATTAATATCGGCTGTTGTACTTTCGCGGCCGTAGCAGGCAGCGCAGAGTGCTGTTGTTCCTGTCCCACAAAATGGATCCAAAATCCTCTGTGCATTGGGATGGTTGGCAATCAGTTCCTCAACGATCTTCAAAGAATAAGCCGGGGTTAACCTAAGCCAGCCATATCTGCCCACCCTGGCATTGAACTTGTGGGTATATTCAGCCCGGCGCCGAAGCTGTTCTCGTGACGGAAGGGAAACCATACCTGACCCTATGGTGCCAGCAGCACCTTGAGAGTGGCTTCCACTTCACCGCGCAGACGTTGACTGTTGCGCTGGAAGAAACCTTCCAGGTCATAGCCAACCACATCCCACATGAAATCATAGGTGGATACCAAGGGATCATTTTTGCCGACAATGCCGGTGAGAACCAACCATTTTTCACTTCTGTACCGGTCCAAGATGTCGGCATCAATTTGTGTTGAGAGTATTATTGCACAAGGAAAATGAGCTTTTGTATATGCTATTGCCGCACTCGCAATGTCGGCATTCTGACGCTTTGCGTCCTTACTCTTGTAACCCTGTCGAATCTCAAAGACCGCGCCAATCAGTGCATTGGATATTTTGGTATCAACACCGATCTTCTCTGCGGCCTTCTGCATCCACGTATGAAAAATCTGCTTTCGGTGGTCGTCAGAAATTCCTTCCAGAGGCACCCGGCCGTCCAGGTAAAGGGTACGCTCCTTGCCCGTGGGTAGCTGTGTCTTGTAAGACCAGGTCACGTCGTTATGCGTGAGTCTCAGTGAGTCACACAGGATTGTCCTGAAAAGTTTTTCGCATCTGCTTCCTATCTGGCGATAGACGCTTGTCATCCCGCCTGCGGCTTTGTGGGCGGTGTACATCATTGGGTTATCCAACCCAAACCAGTTGTAGAACGGATCCGCCTGATACAGCTTTTGGAACTGTTCCAAGGTCAAACCTTTACCCCGCTTGCCTTGACCAAATCTTGGCTTATATCTGGCGCAAACCCGAATTGGCTCAAGCACGATGTCAAGGTAACGCTTGTCTTGAGTATCCAAGCCAAAATTCATGATCTAGTGGCGTCCAGGTGTGTATCCGTGGAATACACGGCTGCCAAGGCTAACCCCGAATTGGTGGGTGGTCCCAGTTGGCCAGAACGCCATTCCACGGTGGAATGACAATCGAAGCCTTGCCTTCACAGACCGTCTTGCATGCCAGGCGGATGACCGGGTGCTCTGTCCCATCGTACGGATAGCCAATTTTTTTCAGGCGCGTGACTTCAAAGGGCGTAATCGCACTGAGGTTTTCAGCGCCGCTCAGTACACCAATCCAGCACGTGCCACAGGCCCCGGTCTGGCATTCCGTGGGAATCGGTCCCGCGACACAGCGCGGGTCTTTTGCCTTGAACGCTGCCGCATTGGGCATCTGCCCGGCGGCCGTCGTCAGGGGCTGCCCATAAATGGCCTGAAACTTTGCCGCCGGGTCATGTTCATCAAAGCGAATCGTGTAGGTCTGGTTGATTTCACTGCGCAGGAGCATATCCCACACGGTGCGTGGCTCCGGCCGCCGACGCTCGGCAACGATCAGTTCCGGCTCCAGCGGCGGCACATCCATTGGCGGCGGGGGCGTTAGGAAGGCTTCCACGCCGACCTGTTGCAGCGTGGCGTAAGCCACGGCCGTAATCCCCAGCGCCAGTGCCGGATCAACCCCTGTGCGCCGTGCTGCCTGGCGAATATGGTTTTCCAGCGTTGTCCGAGGCGGCGTGCGGAGGTCAATCAGCACGGCTTTCTGAACCTTCGGCCAGAAACGATGTCCATAAAAAAACCGGTGTGAGGTGTGAATATGGTCAGCCAGGCGGTAGCGCCCGTTGAGCAGGCAGTCCTGCCGGGCGCGCGCTTCATCTTCGGCCAGCATGCGAAACAGCTTGACCGGATAAAAAGCAAACCACACCCGGAGCGCGTTCTGGTCAACGGGGTGCACATCGGGCAGAAGGCTGGCAACAATCGCCGCCCAGGCTTCGTCGTCGTGGCGGCGCAGAAACTCAATAAACTGACCGACAGTATCTGACATGGTGAATACCTGCACGTCTGAGGTTGTCCCTTATGCGCGCATGGCGCGAAATCGGGCATCATAGTCGGGCGTTCATCAGACTGTCCACTGTGCGAGGTGTGGCCGGTGAAGGCGCTGCGTTTGGTCAACGGACAATTACAGCTCGCCGAAATCCCCCGGCCGGACATGCCCGAAGAAGCGGTCATCCGGGTGACTTATGCCGGTATCTGTGCGACGGATGCCGCCATCGTACGGGGCTACACCGGCTTTTCCGGCACGCTGGGCCACGAATTTGTCGGCGTCGTGGCTGCGGCCCCCGATGCTGCCTGGATCGGGCGGCGGGTCGTCGGAGACATCAACGTGGCCTGCGGCACGTGTGAAGCCTGTCAAGCCGGCGACAGACACCACTGCGCGCAACGCACCGTCATCGGCATCCGCCAGCGCGACGGCGCTTTTGCCGAATACCTGGCGCTGCCGCTGCGCAACCTCTACGCCGTGCCTGATACCGTCAGTGATCTGGATGCCGTCTTTGCCGAGCCGCTGGCCGCCGCCTGTCGCATTCTGGAGCAGGTTTCCTGCCAGCCAGGCCAGACGGTAGCCGTTTTGGGTGACGGCAAGCTTGGACAACTCATTGCCCGGGTGCTGCACGCGCATGGGCTGGTTGTGACACTCATCGGCCGTCACGCACGCAAGCTGGCCGTGGCGGCCGAAGCCGGTATCGCAACCCGCCACGCGGATGAACTTCGGTCGGCAAACCGCCGGTTCGAGGTCGTTGTGGAAGCCTCCGGGCGCGCTACCGGTTTGGCCGATGCCCTGCGACTGGTACGCCCCCGTGGAACGGTCGTGCTCAAGTCCACTTCAGAAACACCTTGGATGCTTCCTCCAGCCACAGTTGTCGTCCCGGAAGTGACGCTGGTCGGGTCGCGCTGTGGCGATATGCCAACCGCTCTGGCGCTGCTCGCCGCACGCAAGGTCAACCCACAGCCGCTCATCGAAGCGGTCTATGACCTGGACGACGGACGACGCGCTTTCGAGCACGCGACCACACCGGGCGTGCTCAAGGTGCTGCTCCGGTGCTATCTGCCAGAAGGCACACCACGGTAACGGTTTCCGGCCGACGTCAAGCTCTGTCTGCGCAATATGCCTGCCAGAGGTTCACTCCTTATGGTTTCTGTTGAAGTGTTGCTGGCTGGCAGAGTAAAACAGAGAAAGTACAACCACTTGCAAAACACTCTGGGACGCCGTAGCTGCCAGGCACGCTTGCCGTGCCAAGGCCCTTGGGAAGGGCTTGATACGGACCCCGCTTGGCTATGGCCGGACTGTGGGAGGTAACGCCCTTGGCCGCGAACTGGGAAAAGATTCTGCTTACCTACCTGCACGACCCACCTGACAAGGCACTCGCCATTCGCGGACACGTTGACCGCGCCCGCCGGTATGCCGCCATTGTGGTTGGCGAAGAGGGAAGCTGCCACATCGAAGAAGCTGCTGCAACCGCCGATCCACTGGCCTCGGCGGTTGAACGCTTTCCCATGCCAACGGCCGGAAGAGATGGCGAGCGGGCCGTTGCCCCGAAAAACGGCCAACTGCGTATCTTCCATCCGCTATCGGCCGCTCCAAAAGACCTCAATGTGCCGCCGCTGAATGACGCCTTGACGCAGGCCGAGGAACAGCAGCTTCGGGCTATCGTCGGCGGTTTGCCCGCAAACGAACACTTCATGCGCCTGCTGGCCATCTGGCGGTTGTGGCCGGATGCGCTGGCGACGGTTCGCCCGTGCTTTGCGTTGCTCCCGGCAGACACGCGGACGCCAGACCATACCATCTGGCATCACGCCGACACGGCTGCGGCGTTTCGAGCGGCCCTTGACGCCGGCGGCGGAGAAGCCCTGCTCGCCTTTGCGCTGGGGCCTGTCCAGCGGTTTATCGAGGCGGCGCGAACCGTACGCGATCTGTGGTCAGGCAGCATGATCCTGTCGTGGCTGGCGTTTCAGGCGATGAAGCCCATCCTTAAAGACCTTGGCCCGACAGCGCTCATCTACCCTTCCCTGCGCGGTGTTCCGCTGGTGGATTTGTGGCTGCGCAACGCGCAAGGACTACAAGAGCAAGTGCCCCTGCCGCCAACCGAACTGCGGATGACACCCTCGCTGCCACACCGGTTTCTGGCCCTTGTGCCGTGGGGCAAGGACGGTACGGCTGCCCAAGAACTGGCCAAAAGCTGCCGCCAGGCTGCCGATGCCGCCGTCAAGGCCCTGGCTGAGGCCGTCCGGGCAAAGCTCAAGCAACCTTTGGACAACGCCTGCCAAGGGTGGGACAAGCGGTGGGACGCACAAATCGAAAACTACTTCAACGTTGCGACCGCTGTGCTGCCGCTGGGCGGCTCTGCCCAAACCATTGACCAGAAGCTGGCGCGCCTGCTCACCGGCAAAGCTTCCTTCGAGGAAGCCTTTCCCAACGCGGCCGCCGTCCGTCAGCTTGCCCGCGCCATTCCCAAAGGTGATCAACCGGGCTACGACCAGGAACACGCCGGGCGCTGGCAGCATCAGGTCGAGCTGGCGCAGCGGTCGCTGGCTGCCCATCGCACCGTTCGCCATGTCCCATCCAATCTACCGGTTCAGACTGGCGGGCGCTTTCCGCAGAAATGTACGCTGCTCGGAACCTTCGAGCAGATGGGGCCGGACGAACTCAGCGCATCAAAGCAGTTCTGGAATACGCTTTCGGCGTCAGAGCAGGGCCTGAGTATCGAGGGCGTTCGCCTGCGGCCGGGTGAAGGCTTGTGCGCCATCGGGCTGGTCAAGCGATTTGCCGCGCCGGCCTTTCTGAAAAAGGAACTGGAGCTTTCAACGGACGACCTGCGTTTCCCGGATACCTGGACTGTCGCGGCTGCTGACTGGTTGCGGCAGGCCGGAATTGACTGGCGGCGGGACTGGAGAAAGCCCTGGAACGGCAACTGGCTGTACTGGTCCCGACCGGACGAGAATCCCGAAGACGCCGATTCCTGCCCGGCGGAACTTTGGAAAATCATCGCGTCGGCCAAAAAAGAACAGGGCCGGCCGCCGGTGTACTACGCCATTCTCAAGCTTGACGGCGATGAGCTTGGCGGCTGGCTGCGGGGTGAAAAGTCGCCGCCGGTGCGGGAGGTGATGCACCCTGAACTTGTCGCCTACTACGAAAATCTGCACCAGCAAGCCGGGCTGGACGCCAAACGCCCGGTCGGCCCGGCGCTGCATGCCGCCATCAGCACGGCGCTGGCCAACTTTGCCCTGCACATCGTCCCACAGGTCGTTGCCGAACACGGCGGAACGGTCATTTATTCCGGCGGCGATGACACCCTGGCGCTGCTGCCGCTCAGCACCGCCCTGGACTGCGCCCATGAACTGCAAGCTGCCTACACAGCCGACTGGTACGAAAAAGACGGCCGCACCTACCTGCTCATGGGTTCGCTGGCTACGCTGTCGGGCGGGCTGGTGCTTGTTCACGCCAAGGACGATCTCCGGCTGGCATTGCAGGATGCCCGCCGCGCCGAAGAGCAGGCCAAGGATGCCGGCCGCGATGCCCTGGCCATAACCGTCCGCCGCCGGTCGGGCGAGCACACAACAGCCATCTGTCCGTGGGGCTTTGTCCCGGTGGTGACGAAGTGGAAACAGGCGTTTCTTGCCGGGGCTTCGGATCGGTGGGCCTATCACCTGTACGCCGGGCGGCATACGCTGGCCGCCCTTCCCAGGGAAGCCATCCAGGCGGAGATACGGCGGCAGTTGGGGCGGGCGGAAAAGCCAATTCTCCCGCCTGATGCGCTCGTTGCGGATTTTGAGGCCTTCACGAATGCAAAGGTCGCTTCAGGGAGCCGCCCGCGTTTTGCTTCGGTCGGAGAGGCGCTCGGGCATTTTCTCACGCTCTGCCATACGGCGTCGTTTATGGCGCGTGGGGGAAGGGAATGAACGGGGCGATGAAGACCGTCGGCTTGTGCCTGGAAGCACTTGATGTGCTGTTCTTCCGCGACGGACGGCCCTTTATGGACGGCACCGAGCAGATGCTCAGCGGTTTGCCGCTCCCGCAAACCCTGGCCGGAGCCATCTGCACGGCGCTCATGCAGGCTGCCGGCTGCGACTTCGGCCGGTTACGGCACGCGCTGGAAGAAGGAAAGCCGTTTGCCGAAGCCGTACGCGAAGCTTGCAGCGCGGAGGCGCACTGGATCGGTGCGTTGGCCGTACGTGGCCCCTGGCTGGCCCGGTGGGACAAAAACCCCGCTACGCCATGCGAAGTGCTCGTGCCGGCGCCGGCGACGCTGCACCGGGCCAAAGGGAAAACCGGCGGCCAACAGCTTTTTGCCCTGGCCCCCCTGCAGGAAGAACTCCCCGGCTGGCACCCTGTGCCGGAAGAGCAACGGCGTCCGCTGTGGCTCAAAGAAGCGGTCGTCACCGAGCCGGTCGAAGGCTATCTGACGCCCGCCGGGCTGTCCCACTTTCTCGAAGGCAAACCGGTTTCTGCGACGGAAGTTGTCCCGGCAGGCGATTTGTTCGGACTGGATTACCGCATCGGCATCGGCATTTCGCCCGAACGCCTGGTGAGTGAGGAGTCACAGATTTACGGACGTGGTTTTCTGGCGCTGAAGCAGGGCGTGTTTCTCTATGCCGAAGTGTGCCTGCCGGACGACGCGCCAGCGGGCGCGCTGGACAAGTTGACAACCCTGGCTTTTGGCGGTGAAAGCCGCCACGTGCTGTGCCACCGGCTGAAAGAACCCTTTGCCTGGCCGCGTGAAGTCCCTTCCACAGAAGGGCAGAAGCCGCTGGTACTGCTGACGACCCCGTGTGTGTTTGCGCACGGCTGGAAGCCAGAGGCGTTCACCGGCCGCCTGGCGGCCGCTGCCGTGTCCGGTTCAGT
This genomic window contains:
- the recA gene encoding recombinase RecA, which produces MTDTRQERNKAIDAAIASLEKQFGKGVVMRLGERQAIEVPAISTTCLSLDAAIGIGGVPRGRIVEIYGPESGGKTTLALHVAAEAQRTGGQVAFIDAEHALDPGYAAKLGVDIENLFVSQPDNGEQALEIAEALVRSAAFDLVVVDSVAALVPKAELDGDMGDALPGLQARLMSQALRKLTAVANRTNTCLIFINQIREKIGVMWGSPETTTGGRALKFYASVRIDIRRTASIKDGEEIIGSRTKAKIAKNKLAPPFKEVEFDIIYGKGICREGDLLDLGVEHKLIEKSGAWFSIKGGERLGQGRENAKQALAANPALREQLERELRAILMPHRVAATAPEATAKAKGASE
- a CDS encoding HEAT repeat domain-containing protein gives rise to the protein MAAPGNPFVSMAARPSEQTRGLCPALAMYLSCVNCPFVAACPYKTRLGDFGVEAAAQENEARDRAQRLMTVLCNEGAPDAQRQQAADEAAAWLEADTGLLPHIRGALAIALGDYGDVRAFEPLVATLGDLRLGEQQSFLREDAALTLGDMNDARACEPLTHWLTDWRPGVRFACAVALGRLGLPEAVPALKSLRDIRIGDDFGQLNEQVHEMCLHALALLGEAEVREPLEQLLTAERRVALSRAEIVFALGELGDTASVPALEALYASEIGEGLRHYTAIALGRLGRDTRELVHPLLAAEDEDLALHAARALAALGDERAIEPLVLRGLTCRRGYIRRLSVQALRPFLGQPAVRAALEAYAEQEPVPSLRQRLALGA
- a CDS encoding DNA adenine methylase, whose translation is MVSLPSREQLRRRAEYTHKFNARVGRYGWLRLTPAYSLKIVEELIANHPNAQRILDPFCGTGTTALCAACYGRESTTADINPFLVWLTQTKIARYPAETIEAVQSACQEVLDLVARHAVKPVSTPPIFNVERWWSLETLTFLRLLRAAIEKATEPDTPSRNLLLVAFCRTLIELSQAAFNHQSLSFGNDDGFALPFPVDRGSVFAASVQFVLEGVLENPSGTASVVLADARTLKGKISGTFDLVITSPPYVNRMSYIRELRPYMYWLGFLQNGRDAGELDWKAIGGTWGIATSRLTDWKRPEGHFRSTRLTNVLQAIACAENKHGRLLAKYVAKYFDDMWTHFCELPKLLAAGAEVHYIVGNSTFYGTLVPTEQLYAEMLSALGFSHIECRPLRKRNSNKALVEFDVVAQWK
- a CDS encoding 2Fe-2S iron-sulfur cluster-binding protein, with the protein product MSDTVGQFIEFLRRHDDEAWAAIVASLLPDVHPVDQNALRVWFAFYPVKLFRMLAEDEARARQDCLLNGRYRLADHIHTSHRFFYGHRFWPKVQKAVLIDLRTPPRTTLENHIRQAARRTGVDPALALGITAVAYATLQQVGVEAFLTPPPPMDVPPLEPELIVAERRRPEPRTVWDMLLRSEINQTYTIRFDEHDPAAKFQAIYGQPLTTAAGQMPNAAAFKAKDPRCVAGPIPTECQTGACGTCWIGVLSGAENLSAITPFEVTRLKKIGYPYDGTEHPVIRLACKTVCEGKASIVIPPWNGVLANWDHPPIRG
- a CDS encoding MDR/zinc-dependent alcohol dehydrogenase-like family protein, which encodes MKALRLVNGQLQLAEIPRPDMPEEAVIRVTYAGICATDAAIVRGYTGFSGTLGHEFVGVVAAAPDAAWIGRRVVGDINVACGTCEACQAGDRHHCAQRTVIGIRQRDGAFAEYLALPLRNLYAVPDTVSDLDAVFAEPLAAACRILEQVSCQPGQTVAVLGDGKLGQLIARVLHAHGLVVTLIGRHARKLAVAAEAGIATRHADELRSANRRFEVVVEASGRATGLADALRLVRPRGTVVLKSTSETPWMLPPATVVVPEVTLVGSRCGDMPTALALLAARKVNPQPLIEAVYDLDDGRRAFEHATTPGVLKVLLRCYLPEGTPR
- the cas10 gene encoding type III-B CRISPR-associated protein Cas10/Cmr2 — translated: MAGLWEVTPLAANWEKILLTYLHDPPDKALAIRGHVDRARRYAAIVVGEEGSCHIEEAAATADPLASAVERFPMPTAGRDGERAVAPKNGQLRIFHPLSAAPKDLNVPPLNDALTQAEEQQLRAIVGGLPANEHFMRLLAIWRLWPDALATVRPCFALLPADTRTPDHTIWHHADTAAAFRAALDAGGGEALLAFALGPVQRFIEAARTVRDLWSGSMILSWLAFQAMKPILKDLGPTALIYPSLRGVPLVDLWLRNAQGLQEQVPLPPTELRMTPSLPHRFLALVPWGKDGTAAQELAKSCRQAADAAVKALAEAVRAKLKQPLDNACQGWDKRWDAQIENYFNVATAVLPLGGSAQTIDQKLARLLTGKASFEEAFPNAAAVRQLARAIPKGDQPGYDQEHAGRWQHQVELAQRSLAAHRTVRHVPSNLPVQTGGRFPQKCTLLGTFEQMGPDELSASKQFWNTLSASEQGLSIEGVRLRPGEGLCAIGLVKRFAAPAFLKKELELSTDDLRFPDTWTVAAADWLRQAGIDWRRDWRKPWNGNWLYWSRPDENPEDADSCPAELWKIIASAKKEQGRPPVYYAILKLDGDELGGWLRGEKSPPVREVMHPELVAYYENLHQQAGLDAKRPVGPALHAAISTALANFALHIVPQVVAEHGGTVIYSGGDDTLALLPLSTALDCAHELQAAYTADWYEKDGRTYLLMGSLATLSGGLVLVHAKDDLRLALQDARRAEEQAKDAGRDALAITVRRRSGEHTTAICPWGFVPVVTKWKQAFLAGASDRWAYHLYAGRHTLAALPREAIQAEIRRQLGRAEKPILPPDALVADFEAFTNAKVASGSRPRFASVGEALGHFLTLCHTASFMARGGRE
- the cmr3 gene encoding type III-B CRISPR module-associated protein Cmr3 → MKTVGLCLEALDVLFFRDGRPFMDGTEQMLSGLPLPQTLAGAICTALMQAAGCDFGRLRHALEEGKPFAEAVREACSAEAHWIGALAVRGPWLARWDKNPATPCEVLVPAPATLHRAKGKTGGQQLFALAPLQEELPGWHPVPEEQRRPLWLKEAVVTEPVEGYLTPAGLSHFLEGKPVSATEVVPAGDLFGLDYRIGIGISPERLVSEESQIYGRGFLALKQGVFLYAEVCLPDDAPAGALDKLTTLAFGGESRHVLCHRLKEPFAWPREVPSTEGQKPLVLLTTPCVFAHGWKPEAFTGRLAAAAVSGSVAFSGWDLARGGPKPTRFAVPAGSVYFLDDLPDDAPFLLAETEDDRRQGWGCYVRGVWNHV